A region of Streptomyces sp. NBC_01788 DNA encodes the following proteins:
- a CDS encoding M16 family metallopeptidase, whose protein sequence is MNPQAAVHRTETDGIPTLFAQAAGPMRAGLVFRVGVADETLARTGITHLVEHLALHRLGVADYHFNGTTKAAFTHFHAEGAEHEVVAYLQGVCASLIALPMERLETEKEILRTEESRRETPQLPLWRYGAQGYGLVSYPEWGVRNLGPQDVESWAHTWFTQGNAVLWVAGERLPAGLTLKLPAGQRRSLPVVTSALPTTPAYFSDGTGGVLLDAVVADSTAARLYTGVLERELSRALRQEGGYSYTAAADHTARRDGFALVTAFADALPAKQDAVLGGFVDVLAGLQAGRIGQADLDAVRTRADGALTAPDAAVRRLPGMAEDLLAGRSSLTLDELRPELRSVTPADLHAVAVEAAGTALMQVPHGHSADWAGYTAAPTSSPHAVTGRRFPSLRGDGSALVVGEVGVSLTAGGPDGTEHAVTVSYRACAAMLSWPDGGRRLIGADGLVVDVEPGLYGVDAHTMAGVAAAVPPTAVVWLPPRERTPAPEPAPGGGGPVHAGAPGSATPTRRTGGQTAAVVVFGLLGVLFAFLALSFTVFGADDPETSTAEWLSIGGFMWGLTALLTWPAVRILRRTRRV, encoded by the coding sequence ATGAACCCGCAGGCCGCCGTCCACCGCACCGAGACCGACGGCATACCCACCCTCTTCGCGCAGGCCGCCGGGCCGATGCGCGCCGGACTCGTCTTCCGCGTCGGCGTCGCCGACGAGACGTTGGCCAGGACCGGTATCACCCACCTGGTGGAGCATCTCGCGCTGCACCGCCTGGGCGTGGCCGACTACCACTTCAACGGAACCACCAAGGCCGCCTTCACCCACTTCCACGCGGAGGGCGCCGAACACGAGGTGGTCGCCTATCTCCAGGGCGTCTGCGCCTCCCTCATCGCGCTGCCCATGGAGCGTCTGGAGACCGAGAAGGAGATCCTGCGCACCGAGGAGTCCCGGCGCGAGACCCCCCAACTGCCGCTGTGGCGATACGGAGCCCAGGGATACGGGCTGGTCAGCTACCCGGAGTGGGGCGTGCGGAACCTGGGTCCGCAGGACGTGGAGTCCTGGGCGCACACCTGGTTCACGCAGGGCAACGCGGTGCTGTGGGTCGCCGGTGAGCGTCTGCCGGCCGGGCTCACGCTCAAGCTGCCCGCCGGTCAGCGCCGGTCCCTGCCCGTCGTCACCTCCGCTCTTCCCACCACCCCCGCCTACTTCTCCGACGGCACGGGCGGCGTGCTGCTGGACGCGGTCGTCGCCGACAGCACAGCCGCCCGGCTGTACACGGGCGTTCTCGAACGGGAGCTGTCCCGGGCCCTGCGCCAGGAGGGCGGCTACTCGTACACGGCGGCAGCCGACCACACCGCGCGCCGTGACGGCTTCGCCCTGGTGACGGCCTTCGCGGACGCCCTGCCCGCCAAGCAGGACGCGGTGCTCGGCGGCTTCGTCGACGTCCTCGCCGGGCTTCAGGCGGGCCGGATCGGCCAGGCCGACCTGGACGCGGTCCGCACCCGGGCCGACGGCGCACTGACCGCGCCCGACGCGGCCGTACGGCGACTGCCCGGCATGGCGGAGGACCTGCTCGCCGGACGGTCCTCGCTCACCCTCGACGAACTGCGTCCCGAACTGCGGTCGGTGACCCCCGCGGATCTGCACGCGGTGGCCGTGGAGGCGGCGGGAACGGCTCTGATGCAGGTGCCTCACGGGCACAGCGCCGACTGGGCCGGGTACACGGCGGCGCCGACGAGTTCGCCGCACGCGGTGACCGGCCGGCGGTTCCCCTCGCTGAGGGGTGACGGTTCGGCACTGGTCGTGGGGGAGGTGGGGGTCAGCCTGACAGCGGGCGGACCGGACGGCACGGAGCATGCGGTGACCGTGTCCTACCGCGCCTGCGCGGCCATGCTGAGCTGGCCGGACGGCGGGCGCCGGCTCATCGGTGCCGACGGCCTGGTCGTCGACGTGGAACCCGGTCTGTACGGCGTCGACGCGCACACGATGGCGGGTGTGGCCGCCGCCGTTCCACCCACCGCGGTGGTGTGGCTGCCGCCCCGGGAGCGCACGCCCGCGCCGGAACCGGCCCCCGGCGGGGGCGGCCCGGTCCACGCCGGTGCGCCGGGGTCGGCCACGCCCACCCGGCGGACCGGCGGCCAGACCGCGGCCGTGGTCGTCTTCGGGCTGCTCGGCGTCCTGTTCGCCTTCCTGGCCCTGTCGTTCACGGTCTTCGGCGCCGACGATCCGGAGACCAGCACCGCCGAGTGGCTCTCCATCGGGGGCTTCATGTGGGGGCTCACCGCCCTGCTGACCTGGCCGGCCGTCCGGATCCTGCGCCGCACCCGGCGGGTGTGA
- a CDS encoding HEAT repeat domain-containing protein translates to MGRGRNGIHAEEDLINQAGGIEKIDALFTERAPCDNKCDGLLRDTDVDVSYAFPWNHPEESIRLVLGCLGSHDPRTRRVGLWGLAVIDFGGAKYFGLVADAASDPDPRVRADVMSTLGSVFGVGDPSRARAILIAGACDPAPEVRSSAVAALGSLRDESVTDLLVACADDTDRSVRFSAAWSLAHRPGSPVRAALERLAADEDGDVLDAARRVRSLPVTPV, encoded by the coding sequence ATGGGGAGGGGGCGAAACGGGATCCACGCAGAAGAGGACCTGATCAACCAGGCTGGCGGTATCGAGAAGATCGACGCGCTGTTCACTGAACGTGCGCCCTGCGACAACAAGTGTGACGGCCTCCTAAGAGACACGGACGTCGACGTCTCGTATGCGTTTCCCTGGAATCATCCTGAGGAATCGATCAGGCTGGTCCTGGGCTGCCTCGGCTCGCATGACCCCAGGACACGTCGGGTCGGCCTCTGGGGCCTGGCCGTCATCGACTTCGGTGGGGCGAAGTACTTCGGGTTGGTCGCCGACGCGGCGTCCGACCCGGACCCACGAGTACGCGCCGACGTGATGAGCACCCTCGGCTCCGTCTTCGGCGTGGGAGATCCTTCACGAGCCCGGGCCATCCTGATCGCCGGCGCCTGCGATCCCGCGCCCGAGGTCAGGAGCAGCGCCGTGGCGGCCCTGGGCTCGTTGCGCGACGAGAGTGTCACCGACCTCCTGGTGGCCTGTGCCGATGACACCGACCGCAGCGTGCGATTCTCGGCGGCGTGGTCCTTGGCACACCGACCGGGCTCGCCGGTCCGCGCCGCGCTCGAACGGCTCGCGGCGGATGAGGACGGCGACGTTCTCGATGCTGCGCGCAGGGTCAGGAGTTTGCCGGTCACGCCAGTGTGA